The Legionella sp. PATHC032 genome has a window encoding:
- a CDS encoding TlpA disulfide reductase family protein, translating to MKRLIPIFIYLLILAITPFSTHAEALLKDNFGHNIPFSSLKGKWVFINYWASWCETCVDEIPEFNRFYKNHKKDAVALYAVNYDALPLPEQKLLIKKFNINYPNLLKDPAQDLQLGDITGVPVTFVFNPKGQLIKKLYGGQTAETLEKIIEKYRTS from the coding sequence ATGAAGCGCTTAATACCCATTTTCATATACCTGCTGATTTTAGCAATTACCCCCTTCTCTACTCATGCAGAGGCGCTTTTGAAAGATAACTTTGGACACAATATTCCTTTTTCATCACTTAAAGGGAAATGGGTTTTTATCAACTATTGGGCAAGCTGGTGTGAAACCTGCGTTGATGAAATCCCTGAGTTTAATCGCTTTTACAAAAATCATAAAAAAGATGCAGTAGCCTTATACGCAGTCAATTACGATGCTCTTCCCTTACCAGAGCAAAAATTACTAATTAAGAAATTTAATATTAACTATCCTAATTTGTTAAAGGATCCCGCCCAGGATTTACAATTAGGAGATATCACAGGAGTCCCTGTAACTTTTGTATTTAACCCAAAAGGGCAATTAATTAAAAAATTATACGGAGGACAAACGGCAGAAACATT